GGTGAAGGCGCCCGCAGGCGCCGCGGCCGCCGCGGGAGCCGGCCATGCGGCCATGCCCGGCCATGAGGCGATCCCCCCCGAGCACCGCGCCATCACCGAGACGGAGGTTACGTTCCGGTACTGCACGGAGTTCCTGGTGCGGGGCACGAGCATCTCCCAGGAGTCACTGCGCCGCGCGCTGGAGGACCTGGGCGACTCGCTTCTGGTTGTCGGGGATCCGAACCTGGTGAAGGTGCACGTCCACACCAACCACCCGGGCCGGGCGCTGGAGGCCGCGCTCCGGTGGGGCGAACTGCTTTCCATCTCCATCAACAACATGCAGGAGCAGAACCGCCAGGCCGCCCGCCACGGCAACGGAAGCCATGACGCTTCGTCGCGGACCGCGGCCGCTTACGATAGCGCCGAACGCCCGGTGGCGCGGACAACCGCGGTCGCCCGCGCCCCGGTCGGCAGCCTGGCCGCCGCCCGCCGCTCTCCCGGCAGGGCCGTTCGCTCCGACGCCTCCGGGCGCGGTGCGGCACCGGTTACGGTGCCCGCGGCCTCCCTCATCTGGCCGTCACGCGCAAGCCGCCTCACCAGCGTGGTCGCGGTGGTGAGCGGCGACGGGCTGGCCAAAATCTTCCGGAGCGTGGGCGTGGACGAGATCGTGGACGGCGGACAGACCATGAACCCGAGCATCGAGGAACTGATGCAGGCCGTTCACCAGGCCCCGGGTAGGGGCGTCATCCTGCTTCCCAACAACAAGAACGTGCTCATGACGGCCCGGCAGGTCATTGAACTCGCCAGCAAGCCGGTCCGGGTCGTGCCCACCCAGACGGTTCCTGAAGGGCTGGCGGCGGCGCTGGCCTTCCGCGAGGACCAGGGGCTCGACGCCAACGCCGGCCAGATGGAGAAGGCGTGCGCCCGCGTGGCGAGCGGGGAGGTAACGTACGCGGTGCGGGACTCCCGCTTCGGCGAACAGACCATACAGGCCGGCGACATCGTGGGCATGGCGAACGGTGACCTGGTTTCGGTCGGCAAGGACGTCGCCAGCGTCACGGCGGTTGTCGCCCGGTCGCTTCTCACGGACGGCAAAAGCTTGCTTACGCTCTACTCCGGTCACGGCGTGGAACGGGACGCGGCCGCGGCCCTCGCCGATAAACTTCGAGCCAGCCTCGACGGGGTGGAGCTTGAAGTGTACTACGGGGGCCAGCCGCTCTTCTTTTACCTGCTCTCGGCCGAATAGGCTGGCCGGCGGCCGGGGGACGAGACGCTCGGACGGCCTATGGGCGCGGACTTAGAGTGAGAAGGGGTTGACAGACCGTTGGCAGCAAAGGGCCGGCCCATTCAGATCGTATCGGACAGCATGGCGGACCTCCCCCCGGAGTGGGTAAAGGAGCTCGGCGTACACGTTGTGGCGCTTCACGTGATCTTCCAGGACAAGAGCTACCGGGACGGAGTGGACATCACCCCCCGCGAGTTCTTCGACATGATGCGACGGGCGCCCGAGGGGCAACTGCCCCGCACTTCGCACCCGTCCCCTGCCGACTTCCTGCAGGCTTACGAGGCTGTGGTCGAAGCAGCCAGCCCCCAGGCTATCCTCTCCATTCACGCTTCATCGGAAATCTCGGCAACGTACCAGTCGGCGGTGATGGCCTCCCGGCAGTTCGACCGGGTGCCGGTCCGGGTCGTGGACTCCCGCCTCGTCAGCATGGCGGAGGGGCTTCTAGTAAGGGAGGCGGTTCGGGCCGCCGATTCGGGCGCCTCTGTGGACGAGGTCGCAGCCCGCCTCGAGGAGCTGGCGGCGCGCATTCGCGTCCGGTTCACCGTGGAGACCCTGGAGTACCTCTGGAAAAACGGCCGCATCGGCCGTGCCCAGGCTTTTGTGGGTGGGGTGCTCCAGGTCAAGCCGATCCTGGCCTTCGAGGGGGGCATGGTGACCCCCGTTGAGCGGGTGCGAGGCCGGGCGCGGTCGCTGGCACGGCTCGTAGAAGTCTGCGAGTCGGAGACGGGCGGCCGGGGCGAGACGCTCGTCGTGGTTCACGGGGACGTGCCCGAGGAGGCGGAGGGCCTCAAGGAGCAGGTGCTGAAGCGGTGCCGGTTCGACGAGGTGATCGTAACCCCGCTCGGGCCCACGATCGGTACTCACACCGGCCCGGGCACCATCGGGCTCATCTACACCCTCGCACAGGGCCAGTAGGGCGGTGAGCGAGTGCGGGTCATCGCCGGCCAGGCGAGGGGCCGGCGGCTCCTGGCGCCGAAGGGCCGGGGGGTGCGCCCCACCACGGACCGGGTCCGCCAGTCGCTGATGGATATCCTGGTGCCGTGGACGGAAGGGCGCGCATGGCTCGACCTCTTTGCCGGGTCGGGGGCGGTGGGAATAGAGGCGCTGAGCCGGGGGGCATGTCTGGCGGTCTTTGTGGAAAGCGACCGGCGGGCCGCCGAGGTGCTGGAAGCCAATCTGGTTCGAACGGGCCTGCGCGGGCGAGCGGAGATCCGGCAGAGCACCGTGCGCGTGGCGCTGGAGGATCTGGCACGGGAGGGCCGGGCTTTTGACGTCGTGTTCGCCGACCCTCCCTACGGCCAGGGGTTCGTGGCCGAAACGGCCCGGGAGGTTGCCAGGCTTCGGCTCGTTTCGCCGCCAGGGCTCCTGGTGATTCAGCACAGCGCCCGGGAGAGGCCCGGCGACGTCGAGGGGTTGCGGCTGGCCAGAGAAGCGGCGTACGGAGAGACGGTGGTGTCGTTCTTTTCCCCGGAATTGGGGGACTGAAGGCGTGACGATTGCGGTTTACCCGGGCAGCTTCGACCCCGTGACCTTCGGGCACCTGGACATCATCGCCCGGGCGAGCAGGCTATTCGACGTTCTGTACGTGGCGGTCCTGAAAAACCCCGGCAAGCGGCCGCTGTTCTCGGCCGAGGAGCGGCTCGCCATGCTCGAAGAGGCGTGCCGGCCTTTCCCCAACGTGCGCTGCGAGGCGTTCTCCGGCCTGGTGGTGCAGTACGCGGCCTCCCGTGGGGCGGCGGCGCTGGTGCGGGGCTTGAGGGCGGTGTCGGACTTCGAGTACGAGTTTGTCCTGGCCACCATGAACCGCCACCTCAACGGCCAGATCGACACCGTCTTCATCATGACGTCGAGCGAGTACGCCTTCGTGAGTTCGAGCCTGATCAAGGAGGTGGCCCAGTTCGGTGGCGACGTGGGCCGCTGGGTACCTCCCGGCGTGGCCCAGCGCCTTCGCGCCCGCCTTCAGGGCCTCGCACCGGGAGGCCATGCGGGCGTACCCGGGAGGGGGGCTCCGGGCCTGATCGAACGGACATGAGCGCTTCGGATGCCTCGACGGGTTCGTCTTCGATGCCGGTGCGCACGGTGACCGTGCAGCTCCTTCTGGAGCGGCTTGAACACCTGATCACCTCGGCGCCCACCGTTCCCCTGAGCGGGCGTTGCATGGTGCGAGCGGACGAGGTGCTGCAGGTCATCGATCGCATCCGCCGGACGCTGCCCGAGGAAGTCGCGCAGGCGGCGGAGCTGCTCTCGCGCCGCGAGGCCATTTTGCAGGAGAGCCAGGCCGAGGCCGAACGCATCGTGCTCAAGGCCGAGGAGTACGCGGCACGCCTGGTCCGGGAGAGCGATGTGCTGCGCCAGGCCGAACAGGAGGGCGAGCGGTTGCTGGCAGAGTCCCGCCGGCGAGCCGCCGAACTCGAGACCGGCGCCAACGAGTACGCCGATTCCGTGCTGCTCATGGTGCAGCAGGCCTTGGAGAAGACCCTGGGCGAGATCCAGCGGCATCTCCACCAGGTTCAGCTGGGCCGGGAAGAGCTGAAGCTCCGGCTGCAGGAAGCAGCCGCTGCCGGGGGGCAGACCGGGCCCGCGCCGGCCCGACAGACGCCCCCGTCCCGGTGAGAAAGAAGGGTGCAGGGCCGTTAGATGCCGCCGACCCGCGGCCAGGACCCAACCAGCCGGCCGAGCTTCCGCGCCAGCTGACCTGTCGCCACCCCCACGAGCATCAGCCCCAGCAGGAGCCCGGCCGTTCGCAGCCGCCACGCGACGGCCTCCGGTGACCAGGGTGAAAGGGTGCCCGACGCCGTGAAAGGTGTCAGGACGGGAAGGCGCGGCGCTGCACTGGACGCCATCAAGACGAGCGTGATGGCGGCGGCGAAGATGCCGTGCAGGAAGCGGGCCCGGATGTACGGCCGCAGGCGGATGCCGGTGTCCTGTACCACGGCGGCCACCTGTGCGTGCACGGAGGCTCCCGACCAGCCGATGATGAAGCTGGCCACGGCCGCGCGCTCGGCGAGCGCCCCCTGGGCCTGAGAGGCGGTCCGGGTGC
The Bacillota bacterium DNA segment above includes these coding regions:
- a CDS encoding DAK2 domain-containing protein, with the translated sequence QFFRGFARVIAAGHHPGERDGATLARALKEAADTAYRAVMKPVEGTMLSVGRAAARWAERAARRPTAGLTEVLEAAVEGARAALARTPRQLPVLAQAGVVDAGGQGLVVLLEAALAAARGTVVRGAAPAVKAPAGAAAAAGAGHAAMPGHEAIPPEHRAITETEVTFRYCTEFLVRGTSISQESLRRALEDLGDSLLVVGDPNLVKVHVHTNHPGRALEAALRWGELLSISINNMQEQNRQAARHGNGSHDASSRTAAAYDSAERPVARTTAVARAPVGSLAAARRSPGRAVRSDASGRGAAPVTVPAASLIWPSRASRLTSVVAVVSGDGLAKIFRSVGVDEIVDGGQTMNPSIEELMQAVHQAPGRGVILLPNNKNVLMTARQVIELASKPVRVVPTQTVPEGLAAALAFREDQGLDANAGQMEKACARVASGEVTYAVRDSRFGEQTIQAGDIVGMANGDLVSVGKDVASVTAVVARSLLTDGKSLLTLYSGHGVERDAAAALADKLRASLDGVELEVYYGGQPLFFYLLSAE
- a CDS encoding DegV family protein encodes the protein MAAKGRPIQIVSDSMADLPPEWVKELGVHVVALHVIFQDKSYRDGVDITPREFFDMMRRAPEGQLPRTSHPSPADFLQAYEAVVEAASPQAILSIHASSEISATYQSAVMASRQFDRVPVRVVDSRLVSMAEGLLVREAVRAADSGASVDEVAARLEELAARIRVRFTVETLEYLWKNGRIGRAQAFVGGVLQVKPILAFEGGMVTPVERVRGRARSLARLVEVCESETGGRGETLVVVHGDVPEEAEGLKEQVLKRCRFDEVIVTPLGPTIGTHTGPGTIGLIYTLAQGQ
- the rsmD gene encoding 16S rRNA (guanine(966)-N(2))-methyltransferase RsmD, which codes for MRVIAGQARGRRLLAPKGRGVRPTTDRVRQSLMDILVPWTEGRAWLDLFAGSGAVGIEALSRGACLAVFVESDRRAAEVLEANLVRTGLRGRAEIRQSTVRVALEDLAREGRAFDVVFADPPYGQGFVAETAREVARLRLVSPPGLLVIQHSARERPGDVEGLRLAREAAYGETVVSFFSPELGD
- the coaD gene encoding pantetheine-phosphate adenylyltransferase; protein product: MTIAVYPGSFDPVTFGHLDIIARASRLFDVLYVAVLKNPGKRPLFSAEERLAMLEEACRPFPNVRCEAFSGLVVQYAASRGAAALVRGLRAVSDFEYEFVLATMNRHLNGQIDTVFIMTSSEYAFVSSSLIKEVAQFGGDVGRWVPPGVAQRLRARLQGLAPGGHAGVPGRGAPGLIERT